A region of Pseudarthrobacter sp. NIBRBAC000502770 DNA encodes the following proteins:
- the pyk gene encoding pyruvate kinase, whose amino-acid sequence MRRAKIVATFGPAIASYENTLAVLEAGVDVARMNMSHGDYTVHDNTYENVRKAASDLSKAVAIMADLQGPKIRLGRFVDGPHALAVGDIFTITTEDVPGTKDICSTTLKSLTEDVNVGDSLLIDDGKVALRAIEVDDVKVVAEVTVGGMVSNNKGINLPGVAVNVPALSEKDEDDLRWAIRRGVDLVALSFVRDASDITRVHEIMDEEGRRVPVIAKIEKPQAVEQLPEIIDAFDAIMVARGDLGVELPLEEVPIVQKRAVELARRWAKPVIVATQVLESMIDNPRPTRAEASDCANAVLDGADAVMLSGETSVGKYPIETVKTMARIIESTEVHGLERVPPLGTKPKTRGGAITRAAVEIADQLDAKYICTFTQSGDSARRLSRLRPIKAVFAFTPVEHVWNQLALTWGIQPVLVPMVGHTDEMTSQVDRSLLEMDLVDDGDLVVIAAGSPPGKAGSTNMLKVHKVGDLADAGSQGGEPGSNREKLGPWPEKKKKNQATQA is encoded by the coding sequence ATGAGACGCGCAAAAATTGTGGCTACGTTCGGCCCGGCAATTGCCAGCTACGAAAACACCCTCGCGGTGCTGGAAGCCGGCGTTGACGTCGCCCGCATGAACATGAGCCACGGTGACTACACCGTGCATGACAACACCTACGAGAACGTCCGCAAGGCCGCGTCCGACCTGAGCAAGGCAGTGGCTATCATGGCCGACCTGCAGGGCCCCAAGATCCGCCTGGGCCGCTTCGTTGACGGCCCGCACGCCCTCGCTGTTGGTGACATCTTCACCATCACCACCGAGGACGTTCCGGGTACGAAGGACATCTGCTCCACCACACTGAAGAGCCTCACCGAGGACGTCAATGTGGGCGACTCCCTGCTGATCGACGACGGCAAGGTGGCACTTCGCGCCATCGAGGTTGACGACGTCAAGGTGGTCGCCGAGGTCACCGTCGGCGGCATGGTGTCCAACAACAAGGGCATCAACCTCCCCGGTGTGGCAGTCAACGTCCCCGCGCTGAGCGAAAAAGACGAGGACGACCTCCGCTGGGCCATCCGCCGCGGCGTTGACCTGGTGGCGCTGTCATTCGTCCGGGATGCCTCGGACATCACCCGCGTGCACGAGATCATGGACGAGGAAGGCCGCCGCGTGCCGGTCATCGCCAAGATCGAAAAGCCGCAGGCCGTGGAGCAGCTGCCCGAGATCATCGACGCGTTCGACGCCATCATGGTGGCGCGTGGCGACCTCGGTGTGGAACTGCCGCTGGAGGAAGTGCCGATCGTCCAGAAGCGCGCCGTGGAGCTGGCACGCCGCTGGGCCAAGCCGGTCATCGTGGCCACCCAGGTCCTGGAGTCCATGATCGACAACCCCCGCCCGACCCGTGCAGAGGCATCCGACTGCGCCAATGCCGTGCTGGACGGTGCTGACGCCGTGATGCTTTCGGGTGAGACCAGCGTGGGCAAGTACCCCATCGAGACGGTCAAGACCATGGCCCGGATCATCGAGTCCACCGAGGTCCATGGCCTGGAGCGCGTTCCTCCGCTGGGGACGAAGCCCAAGACGCGTGGTGGCGCCATCACGCGTGCCGCCGTCGAAATTGCCGACCAGCTGGATGCCAAGTACATCTGTACCTTCACCCAGTCCGGCGACTCCGCCCGGCGCCTTTCCCGCCTGCGGCCCATCAAGGCCGTGTTTGCCTTCACCCCGGTGGAGCACGTGTGGAACCAGTTGGCGCTGACCTGGGGCATCCAGCCGGTGCTGGTCCCCATGGTGGGGCACACCGACGAGATGACGTCCCAGGTTGACCGCAGCCTGCTGGAAATGGACCTGGTGGACGACGGCGACCTGGTGGTAATTGCCGCCGGTTCCCCTCCCGGAAAAGCCGGCTCCACAAACATGCTGAAGGTCCACAAGGTGGGCGACCTCGCCGACGCAGGCAGCCAGGGCGGCGAGCCGGGCAGCAACCGTGAGAAGCTCGGCCCCTGGCCGGAAAAGAAGAAGAAGAACCAGGCCACCCAGGCCTAG
- a CDS encoding ANTAR domain-containing response regulator — MTEQTESKPTSQPARRVIVAEDETLIRLDIIEILRGEGYDVVGEADNGEKAVQLAEELKPDLVLMDVKMPVMDGISAAEKIVKARIAPVVLLTAFSQKELVERARDAGAMAYVVKPFTPADLIPALEIALSRHEEIKALESEVSDLQEQFATRKLVERAKSLLTTKMGLTEPEAFRWIQKTSMDRRLSMREVAETIINQVN; from the coding sequence GTGACTGAACAGACGGAGTCCAAGCCCACGTCCCAGCCGGCGCGCCGCGTCATTGTGGCAGAGGATGAAACCCTCATCCGCCTCGACATCATCGAGATCCTGCGCGGTGAAGGCTATGACGTCGTGGGCGAGGCGGACAACGGCGAGAAGGCCGTCCAGCTCGCCGAGGAACTGAAGCCGGACCTGGTCCTGATGGACGTGAAGATGCCCGTCATGGACGGCATTTCCGCGGCCGAGAAGATCGTCAAGGCCCGCATCGCCCCCGTGGTGCTGCTGACCGCCTTCAGCCAGAAGGAACTGGTGGAGCGTGCCCGCGACGCCGGCGCCATGGCTTACGTGGTCAAGCCCTTCACACCCGCTGACCTCATCCCGGCCCTCGAGATCGCACTCTCCCGCCACGAGGAAATCAAGGCCCTCGAAAGCGAAGTTTCCGACCTCCAGGAGCAGTTCGCCACCCGGAAGCTCGTCGAACGAGCCAAGAGCCTGCTGACCACCAAGATGGGCCTGACGGAACCGGAAGCGTTCCGCTGGATCCAGAAGACTTCCATGGACCGCCGCCTCAGCATGCGCGAGGTCGCCGAAACCATCATCAACCAGGTCAACTAG